From Tiliqua scincoides isolate rTilSci1 chromosome 2, rTilSci1.hap2, whole genome shotgun sequence, the proteins below share one genomic window:
- the PRDX2 gene encoding peroxiredoxin-2 has translation MACGNAYIGKPAPDFHATAVVDGAFKELKLSDYKGKYVVLFFYPLDFTFVCPTEIIAFSDRVGEFHKINCELIAASIDSQFTHLAWINTPRKEGGLGSINIPLVADVNHSLSKMYGVLKVEDGISYRGLFIIDDKGILRQITVNDLPVGRSVDETLRLVQAFQFTDQHGEVCPAGWQPGGDTIKPTVKDSKAFFAKQQ, from the exons ATGGCCTGTGGTAATGCTTATATTGGGAAGCCAGCCCCAGACTTCCATGCCACAGCGGTAGTAGATGGAGCCTTCAAGGAACTAAAGTTGTCGGATTACAAAG GAAAATATGTAGTTCTCTTCTTCTATCCACTGGATTTCACCTTTGTCTGTCCCACGGAGATCATAGCTTTCAGTGACAGAGTTGGAGAGTTCCACAAGATCAATTGTGAGCTTATTGCTGCCTCCATTGACTCGCAGTTCACCCACTTGGCCTG GATCAATACCCCAAGAAAGGAGGGGGGCTTGGGCTCCATAAATATCCCCCTAGTGGCAGATGTCAACCACAGTCTTTCCAAAATGTATGGAGTGCTCAAGGTGGAGGATGGTATTTCTTACAG AGGCCTATTCATTATTGATGACAAAGGCATTCTGCGGCAGATCACAGTGAATGACCTACCTGTGGGGCGTTCAGTGGATGAGACATTGCGCCTGGTGCAAGCCTTCCAGTTCACAGACCAGCATGGTGAAG TGTGCCCAGCTGGCTGGCAACCTGGTGGGGACACCATCAAGCCAACAGTGAAAGACAGCAAGGCTTTCTTTGCCAAGCAGCAGTAG